The Usitatibacter rugosus genome segment CGCCGGCTCCGATTTCTCGCGCAACTACTCGACCACGAACCGCCCCGACGAAGTCACGGCCGGCCCGAACGGCGCGATCACCGCCTTCGTGGCGCCCGCGGCCAACATCGGCAACCGCGCGAGCTACGCGATCGGCACCGCGCAGGTCGTGCAGTCCGGCTTCGATGCGGAAACCGGCATGGTGTGGGGACGTTGGGGCAACGGCGTGGCGCAGGTCTCGAGCGGCAGCACCTCGCGCAACATCGACCTCAACCAGCAGAGCCTCCACTACATCTTCGCGGGCGCGCAGCAGGGCCCGGTCGCGCTGCCGGCCACCGGCACGGCGACGTACGACGTGGTCGGCTCCACGCTGCCCACCGACAGGGGCGGCCACGTGGGCGTGCTGGGCAGCGCCACGCTCGACGCGAACTTCACCAACCGCACCGTCTCCTCGACGGTGAACGTCACGATCAACAACCAGACGTGGATCGGCTCCGCGCCCAGCATGCCGATCTATCGCGACCAGTACTTCTCGGCCACGACGGGTAACAGCATTCCGGGTTCGGTGAACATCTCGCCGCTCACGATCTCGTGCTCGCCCAGCTGCCCGCAGAATCCGTCCGGCAGCTTCGACGGCTTCTTCACCGGCCGCAACGGCCAGCGCGCGGGGATGATGTACAACATGGGCGGCGTGAACGGCGCCATCGCCTTCGGTCGCCGCGGCGGCTAGCCGCGCTGCACGGAGTTCGCGAAACGGGTGTCCGGGAAACCGGACACCCGTTGTCTTTTGCGCGGTGCAGCAGCGATTGTTGGCCGCTTTCCTTGCTGGCCGCTGAGACGGCGGGTTAGCATTCCCGACTTCCTCCAAGAGCGCGTCCGGATTTCCAGAAGTGACCGACGAGACCCTCCTCGAAACACGCGGACTCACCAAGGAGTTCAAGGGCTTTGTCGCCGTGGACAACGTGGACCTCCGCGTGAAGCGCGGCACCATCCACGCGCTGATCGGCCCCAACGGAGCCGGCAAGACGACGGTCTTCAACCTGCTCACCAAGTTCCTGCCGCCCACGCGCGGCACGATCCACTACAAGGGCAGCGACATCACGCGTGACAACCCCGCGGATGTGGCGCGCCGCGGCGTGATCCGCTCGTTCCAGATCTCGGCGGTGTTCCCCAACCTCTCGGTGCTGGAGAACGTGCGCGTGGCGCTCCAGCGGAAGTCGACCGGTTCGCAGTTCGCGTTCTGGAAGTCGGACAAGACGCTCGACAAGCTGAACGACGCCGCGCTCGCCATCCTCGATCGCGTCGGCCTCAAGGATTTCGCGCAGGTCCACGCGGGCGCACTGGCCTACGGGCGCAAACGCACGCTCGAGATCGCGACCACGCTCGCGATGGATCCCGAAATGATGCTGCTGGACGAGCCCACGGCCGGCATGGGCCACGAGGACGTCGACCGAGTGAGGGACCTCATCAAGGAAGTCGCGAAGGGCCGCACCGTCCTCATGGTCGAGCACAACATGAGCGTGGTCTCCGGCATCTGCGACATCATCACGGTGCTGCAGCGCGGGGCGATCCTCGCCGAGGGCCCGTACGCGGAGGTCGCGAGGAATCCGCAGGTGATCGAGGCGTACATGGGGAC includes the following:
- a CDS encoding ABC transporter ATP-binding protein, whose amino-acid sequence is MTDETLLETRGLTKEFKGFVAVDNVDLRVKRGTIHALIGPNGAGKTTVFNLLTKFLPPTRGTIHYKGSDITRDNPADVARRGVIRSFQISAVFPNLSVLENVRVALQRKSTGSQFAFWKSDKTLDKLNDAALAILDRVGLKDFAQVHAGALAYGRKRTLEIATTLAMDPEMMLLDEPTAGMGHEDVDRVRDLIKEVAKGRTVLMVEHNMSVVSGICDIITVLQRGAILAEGPYAEVARNPQVIEAYMGTTHA